The following nucleotide sequence is from Leptolyngbya sp. SIO1E4.
TGCTATTAGAAAAAATGAAAAGACAAACCGACAACTCAAATATATTCCTGGAATAATAAATAATCCGAAAGCAGGTGTAAGAATACAAATAGTAAGAAATTTCCATAGTAAAACCCTTGGGAAAAGATTTCGAGATTTCACTAAAATCTCATAAATACCTTTATCGTAGCTATTAATCTTTCCAAGTATGTAGAGTGTTGATGCTAATGTGAAGTAAGAGAAAGTTAAAAGGCTTGCAACTGCCACAAAAGGACTTGGCTTATGTATCCATAATGTAAATATTAAGAAGGTTGGGATGCACAACAGTAGAAGTTGGTAATAGATATCCTTAGTCAAGAGAAAAGACTTTTTGAATATATATTTTGGGGATAGAGATTTGATTTCCATGTTGAGGCTTCCTCGTTGCTATCCTGTGAAAAATTTATAAATCAACCTTAAAGTAAAAAGCTCTGAATATGTTTGTTTATTTAGAGTGATTTTGGATTTCTAATATCTCAAACACTGCTTTCTGGAGAGTAAAAAAGTGGGGGGAAACTCGAAAACTCTTTCTCTGATCTCCACCTCTAGCTCAAGCCGCTTGAGATTTCAGCTCTGGGTACCATCGCTCGAAAGTGGAGCGCCAGTCCCCGTCAAGGCCTTTGTATAGCAACAGCGCAGAAAACAACGATAAGGTGTCCACAAAAGTGGACACAGAAGCTCAATACCTTGATTTGTAGCCCTTAAAGTTGCAAAGCTGCGATTTGGGGCAATTTAGTTCCTTTGTATTGACTGAATAGCTGCATCGACTGCAACTATTCTCCTGGGTAATAGAGGATGCAACCATAGACGGTCAGGGCGATCGCACCTGCTTTCACCTTCTGATCAACCCTTAATGAGATTTCGAGGGTTTCGAGCAACTGTCACATACCCTTCCAAAATTTTTCAGGCCAGAAACAGTCCAATGACATTCACCAACTGTCACAGTGCGATTGAATAAGAGGGAGAGATTACTGATTAATCCCTTAATCTAGATCTGCAGTACTGAAGTTGATGATACAGATCGAAAGGACTGAAAGATCAAAAGCAGCTGATGATAGAACGACCAGTTCAGCTTCTTAGCGGCACCGGACAAATTGTTGATGGGCTTATTCGCACCATGCAACAACGCCACTGGTCCGACTTTCAGTCAGTCTGGCAAGGCATCTTGATTGAGTTGGAGCAACCAGATGCCAGGTGGATGTGGGATTACAAGCTCAGTCAAGCTCAACAAGAGAGCCGTTATGAAGCCTATGCCCTAGAAATAGAATCCTTCACTCATGGGCTGCTATTCCTGGAGACTCAGTGGCGTCGGTCTCACTTGCCACAGCGCTATCCACTAGTTTATGTGGAGGCTCTGGCCTCGGCTCCCTGGAATCGCTCGGTCCTAGAGCAACCACCGTTTTTAAAGGGGGTCGGGCGAACATTGTTACTGTTTGCTCGTCGCCGTAGTGTGGAGCTTGGTTATGGTGGACGGGTAGGGCTCCATTCTCTGCCGGAAGCGGAAGGATTTTATCGCTGCCTACAAGTCCCAGACTATGGTGCCGATCCAGAGAAAGAGGGCTTAGTATACTTCGAGTACGGTGCCATCCAGTCATGAGTAACGCAATGCCAGAGAACCATTCTCCAGAAGATCGTAGACTTGCCGAGCAGCTTGCTAAGACAGGAGATCTCATGGATCTCTGCTTCGACGAAACTTGGCTGAGAGAATCGGCAGCAACAGAGGAAGCGTCTGGCGGATATGTTGAGGCGGGTCTCATGATGCGAGAGTATGTGGCTCGTTCCAAGACTGTTTTGCCTGAGCAGATAAAGCAAATGCGACTACAGTCCATTCTCTTCACAGAACTCCAGCACTGGATGTCATCTTGGCAACTAGGTTTGAGCTTTGAGGCAACCTACACCCAAGCCCGTCAACTGATCCGTCAGCATCTCCAGGCACTCACCTCAGAGCAACAAAACTGGGTGGATTCATTGCTTGCTGAAGATGAGCAAATATTGGAACCCGGCCAGAAAACTATTCGTAGCCAAGCGATCACCATGCTGTCTCAGATGTTCACGCAGGAAGATTGGCAGGTATTGGCCGACACGGCTGCTCAGGGGATGGCAGAAGGCGTTTTGCAGGTTAGGCACTGGGAAGCTATCTCGCCAGTAACGGCTTGAGCAGCAGGAAAGCGTTCGTAAGCCTATTGAGGTTAGTCAAGCTGCTATCTGTAGCGTTTGACAGCAGCTTCTCTGTCTTGTCATGAGAGCATTTCATCTCAAAACGAGACAACACCTTGCAAGATCTATAGAAAGAATATTGAAAACCTTTCAATACACTTATCCCCTTGCCCAGCAAAGCCTTTAAAGGCTTTATTGAAAAATTGAAAGGATAAAACCTAAACCTAGCAATGTATTCTCAGTCGTTGCGTTCAGTGCGCTGCTCGCGTACACTTTTATGGCGTTGTGGACACAACTGTCACAGCGTAGCGTGGTGAATAGATGGTGATTACATAATTACTCTCGTCTAAGAGTCTTGTCTGATAAGCCTTCTGGGATGTGTACTGACCGCCTCCTAAGCGGCAGGTCGCGCGTTCGAATCGCGCCAGTCCCGTTTTACAGGTCAATAAGGCCCCCCTTTCTGGAAGGTTAATTCAGCGTCTGGTCAGACGTTAGACCTCTTGCATCCATCCTGGGTGGCTCCCTTATCCCATTTCGGGGGCAGGCTCCCACAGAGTAAGGCCCACTAGATTCAGTGTTTTATAGAACTGTTGCAGTGCGCTTAAGTGCCGTATTTTCATTGACAGGTTCCAGCCATTTCGCCCCGCCAGTAGCTGTGTCTCTGCAAAAATCTAAATCTGAATCAAGTTCACAACAGTTACCCAGAAGCAAGATCGACATTTTCCTCATATTACATATTTAAAAAAGTTGTTGAAATAAACGTCTGCTTCTTTAGAATGAATTTGAGGAGTACGATTCAATACCCGTACCCTTAAAAAGCATTTTTTGATACAAAATGGTTTCGCTTTTTTCTGAATCCTAGGCTCAGGCAGATACGGAGTTAGTGACCCATATTCATACAAAAACCGCCGCATTTGCCCTGTAACCTGTAGACTCAACGCGCTTTGAGGAGACGTGCTTAGCAATGCCACATCATAGACGACCTCGGTTTACCCGTCGCCAAGTTGTGCGGGGATTGATGGCCACCACTGCCTTTGGGATGGTGACCAAGTTTGGCACCGGCTGTAGCTCAGAACCCGGCAGTTCAGCCAATGGAGGCGCAGAGAGTAGCGATGGCGACTTTGTAGTCGGCTTCATTTATGTAGGGCCTAAAGACGACTTTGGCTACAACCAGGCCCATGCAGAAGGGGCAGCCGCCATGGCTGCCAATGTGGCGGGCATCAAAATTGTAGAAGAGGCCAGCGTTCCTGAGACCAGTGCTGTGGCTGAAGCCATGCGCAGCATGATCGAAATTGATGGGGCCCAGGTGCTCTTTCCCACCTCTTTTGGATATTTTGACCCCTACATTTTGGAACTCGCGACAGAATTCCCAGAGGTGCAGTTTTTCCACGCAGGCGGCCTCTATCAAGAAGGTGAGCATCCCGAAAACGTCGGCAGCTACTTCGGCTACATTGACGAAGCTCAGTATGTTGCAGGCATCGTTGCAGGTCACATGACCCAATCTGGCAAGCTGGGTTTTGTTGCGGCCAAGCCCATTCCTCAAGTCTTGCGCAATATTAATAGCTTCACCCTGGGGGCCAAGTCTATCAAGCCGGAGATCACTACTCAGGTGATTTTCACCGGCGACTGGGCTGAACCCGTGAAGGAGGCAGAGGCCACAAACAGCATGGTGGATCAAGGCATTGATGTGGTCACCTGCCATGTTGATAGCCCGAAGGTGGTGATGGAAACCGCTGAAAAGCGGGGGATTTACACCAGTGGCTATCACGCGAATCAAGGGCCGCTCGCACCACAGGGGTACCTGACTGGCGCTGAGTGGGATTGGTCGAGCATTTACACCAGCTTGGGCGAGCAGTTCTTGGCGGGTAAAACGCTGATGGCTGGGGATATTCCCCACCTGTTGCGCGGTGGCCTGGCGGATAAGTTCTGTAAGCTCTCTCCCTATGGCCCAGCGGTGACTGAAGAAGCCAAAGCAGCAGCAGATGCAGCCAAAGCGCAACTCTTAAAGAATGAACTGGTGATTTACCAGGGTGAGCTGAAGGACAATAAAGGCGGCATTATCCTCCCTGGTGGCGAGAATTACGAGCAGCAAAACATTGAGCTAGAAAAGATGGACTACCTGATTGAAGGTGTCTTGGGCAGTATCGAAGGCTAGAAACTGAATGGCGATCGCACAAGCCTCTTCTAAGTCGATTTGGTCTGACCGCTGGCGCAGAACCGCAGAAGCCCTCACATTACCCACGGCTGCCTTGGGGGTGGCGATGGTGATTTTTGGCGTGTTTTGTGCACTCGCCGGAGCTAATCCCATTGCCGTGTATGGCTCTATTTATAAGGCGGCCTTTGGCAGCTGGAGCGCCTGGCAAAATACCCTGATTCGGGCAGCCCCGCTGATGTTAACTGCGCTCTGTACTGCCCTCCCGGCTCGCATTGGGCTCGTCATCATCGGCAATGAAGGGGCGTTAGTGATGGGGGGCTTAGCCGCCGTGGTGGTTGGCCTCAACATTGGCACCGCTCTACCCTCAGGGGTTGCTCAGGGGGTGATGGCGATCGCGGCCCTCGGGACGGGGGGGCTGTGGATTATGCTGGCGGGTGCCCTGAGGCACTATCGCGGCGTTAATGAAACGATCAGTAGCTTGCTGTTGAACTACATTGCGATCGCCTTCATCAACCACTTGGTGGAAGGCCCAATGCGGGATGTTGAGTTTGTCACCAAGCCATCCTCGGCAGAGTTGGATGCGTCTCTGTGGTTAGGCACCCTGCCCAATAGCCGCATCCATTATGGGCTGCTGTATGGCCTCATCGTGTGCGTGATTGCCTATGTGCTGATCCAGCGGACGACGTTTGGATTTGCCGCTAGAACGGCAGGCGGCAACGTTCGCGCCGCTAGAATTGCGGGGCTGCCGGTGGGCAAGCTCACCCTGGCTATCTGCTTCCTTGGGGGCTCGTGTGCGGGGCTAGCGGGGATGGTGGAGGTCGCTGCAGTGCAGAAGCGACTGAACGAATCCCTGGTGTCTAACTATGGCTATGCAGGCATTTTGGTGGCGTTTGTGTCACGCCACAACCCGTTAGCCACGATTTTGGTGGCGATATTGCTGGGGGGGATTTTGGCCAGCGGCGGAATTTTGCAGCGATCGCACGACTTACCCGACGCCACGGTGCTAGTCTTTCAAGGAATTGTCTTTTTGTGTGTGCTGTTCAGCGATTCGCTCTACGGTCGTCTCCCCTGGTTTCAAGAGAAAGCGTCTTAGTTGGGTAGACGACTCGTATGGGTAAAACGTAACCGTCAAAACAATCTGCAAGAAGGTCAAGAATTGGAAATCCTGAATTTCAATATGTTTCTTAAGCGGTATAGTCCCTTAAGTGGTATACGGTAAAAATTATACGTGCAGCTCTAAGGAGTAGAAAGAGTAATATGTCTAAAACTCCTCCTTGTCCCCAACTTCCTAATGTCCTAACCACAATCCGCAAAAATAGAAGAATATCGAGAATTAGTAAGACTATGGATACGAGGTTTATGTTCGCCTGCTGAAATTGCAAAGCTGACAAGGTGTGAGTATGTCATTCCAGCACGTTCACCGTTCCAGATCCCAAAGCTCCCAGACCTCAAGGAGTACATCGCAGTTTACGCCTCGTTCATTTCTTGTCCCAGAACCTAAGCGTCCCCCAACCCAGAAAGAACTTGAGAATCAAGCCTTTCAGCAAGATAAGGTTGAAGTTACCAGGCTACAACTAAAAGAAAAATACAGCACAATCACGCCTGTAGAACAAGAAAGGCTTGGGATGCTGCAAGCCAAGATGGATGACTTCTGGGCAAAACGGGTTGAACAGGCTAAAGCACAGCCAAACTTGTTGGAAATCCTCATTCGTAATGCTGAGGCAACCCACGTAACCGAATCAAAAGTCTCTGTTCAGCCCAACACGCTTCAAACAAAAGGTGATACTACAGGAGATCATCTAGAGCCACCAGTGGAACGGCGCTCCAACAAAACAGTCACGTCTGTAGAGCAAGAAAGCCCAGGGATGCTGCAAGCCAAGATGGATAACTGCTGGGCAAAACGGATTGAACAAGCTCGAGCACAGCCAAACTTGTTGGAAATCCTCATTCGTAATGCTGAGGCAACCCACATCAGCGAACCAAACGTCTCTATTCAGCCCAACACGCTTCAAGCGAAAGGTGACACTACAGGAGATCATCTAGAGTCATCAGTGGAACGGCAACCCAACAAAACAGGATTGCCTGATGCTCTCAAAGCAGGATTGGAGAATATATCAGGATATTCCCTTGATGACGTTAGGGTTCACTATAATTCGCCGAAACCAGCCGAGGTACAGGCACTCGCCTACACCCAAGGTACGGTAATTCATGTTGCTCCAGAGCAAGAAGAACATTTACCCCATGAAGCATGGCACGTCGTTCAGCAGATGCAGGGAAGGGTAAAACCGACGATGCAAATGAAGGGAGTAGAAATTAATGATGATGAGGGATTAGAGAAGGAAGCAGATGCGATGGGCAACAAATTGAAGCATCGCCAAATGCCTGCCACTTTCCCTGCATCGATAAATTTGTCTAGATCACACGCTTTATTACCAATCGTTCAAAGGCAAATTGGCGATGATGGAGACCAAAAATTTGTAATCAATATCAAAACGAACGAAATCTACTTAGCCAAGAGAAATACGAGTGGTTCTTACGACCTTTATTCCCAAAATTCTAATGGAGAGTATAGCTATAGCCTGGAAGTGAAAGCAGACGATCCCGACTACCATTTGTACGAAGAAGAAGGGTTTTCTATTCGAGTAGATCAATCAGGAAGAAGAGTGTATACTCTGATGCCGACTACTACAGAGCCAGATGAATTTACTGGACTCCATCAACAAGCTGGCGGGGGTGGTAAGGAAGGTGATTTTTCTTATTCTGACATGTCTCGTGCATTCCATAATGCACTTAAAAAAGTAGAGCCTGAAGAGGCAGATAATGCCATTAAAACAGGATCCAATCTACCGTTAAAAGAAGGCGAGATTGATCTGGATTTGGATCAGGATTTAGACCTGCAATTGATCCCATTTCATCTATCGACTTATCAAAACTTCCATACACCACCCAATCTAAAGTCGAAAAAGAGGAAAGATGAGAATCCATGGAGACAGAAAGAATTAGACTTCACCAAAGAGGTCATGCAGTTGCCTGATGCGTCTGGCTTGAAAAAGATACTTCCTGAGCTAGAGGGACCAGAAGATAAGCAAAGCCAATTGCGCAATATTTATCCAGGCCCAATAGATATTGGTTTTCCACCAGACGAAGATAAAACACTGTTCGATTACAGCCGCAACAAAGCAGTATTTCTGCTTAACAAAAAATTTCGACTGGACGCCTACAAGAAAAGTGAAGCAGGTGAGAAATCCAGGAAAGCAATTACACATTCCTACTTGGAGATGCTAAAGACTCAAGACGACAGTACCGTTACTAACCCTGAAAGCTATGTGAAAACAAACTTAGGATTGAAGCTTACTCAAACAGAGAGTGATGATGAGTCTTTCGACGAGGATTCGGAATGGAAGTCAAGCGATGATGAAGTAGATCAAGACGTGTATGATTCGGAAGATGATCTAGAAACAGCTTCCAAAAAGCGTATTACATACCTCAATACTTTGGGTACACAGGTAAAGCTGCAAAATACCAAAATATTAGAGGATGAGATAGCAATAAACCGAGCAAGGGAAGGAAGGAAAAGGCTAGTAAAAGGAAAGAACCTTCCATCTTTACGCCGGGCTGCAAAACGTCTGAGGAAGCATAAACGGTTACTTGCTCGACTGGAAAAAAGGCATTCAAAGCAATTTCCAAAACTGGGCATCAAATTTAAGGCAATCCGTAAACAAAAGCAAAATTATGAAAAAAAGCAAGCGTTGTTGAATAAACTGCGCCCAAAATATTCTAACAACCCGATTTTCAAGAGGTATGATCAAGAGGTTGCTGCTTATGGTAGAAAGATCCCAGTCAAAGATTTAAGAGACAGATCCGAAGATTTGCTGTTCCGTATCGGAGAGGCAACTCTTAAGAAAATACTGGAGGAGGAAAAAAATTCAGTAAAGAGTCCAAAAAAACGAAAAAGGGAAGAAACTTCAATAAAGAGTCCAAGAAAACGACGTAAGAAACCCGTTCCGAAAAAGCAGAAAAATCCAGTTCAGCAGTGGGCAGATTCTCATGATGGCATAGCTATGTACGGGCAAAGCGATGGAAATAACTGCTTGATTTATGCGATCGCCTATGCAGTCGGGTATAACATTCCTCACACAATAGTTAAGCGTATTAGGGCATCACTAATAAGAGCCCGAATAGCAAATAAGGGAGGCTTTTTACCCGCGTACGGTAGGTCAGTAGAGCTAATAGCGCAACATATCTACGCCAGATTGATGGGGATGGGCAGAAGGATTCCTGCACTTCGCATTCAAATTGATACTGTATTGCGTGGTATTGCACCCGTAATCGCAGGAAGAGGAGACCAGACAGTTTATATTTTCCATGATGGCCTACATTTCTGGTGGCTGAAGCAGAATTGAACTTAGTGCAAACAAGTCGCTTCGTAGGCTGGGCACCCGATGCACCCGAGCGTTAAACGTTGGTTGCTACTCAAGACAATGGATTGGAACCATCAGCAATCTAACTTCGATGTGGAAAGCGGGAGCAATACCAGGTCTCAGTTTTGAGTTTTGAGTTGTAGGATCCTCCTGCAGCGGGATCTGTGGAGATTTTATCTGCAGCCGATATTGAGAGATTTGGTATAAACTGCAGCAGACTCCCACAATGCAACAGAGCGCTGAGCCGAGTGCTTTTTCAAAAGAAGATCACTCGCGGTGATTGAGCGATCTCCGTCGTTGTGTTGCCATCAAAAAGAGGATATTGCGAGAGTACACCTAGGGCGTGTCAACATTAATTCTGTCTTGATTGAGTCAGGGAGCGGATGATCTCTCCTGTGCCCATCCTAAAGTTTGGCGAGCAATGAGGCGCAGCTTCTGCTCCGCCTCTGAGACTGGGCTAGGGCAGCTTTTCCATCAGCGTTTCTAGCAGTTGAAGCACTTGATCAAGCTCTACTCGCATTGCCTGAACAGCGCGCTCAACCTTGTCGAGACGCTGAGTCGTTGAAACGGGGGCCTGGTGGGAAGCAGGGGCTGACGGAGGAGAAGCGACCTGCTGGGAGGCTTGAACCGGCTCATTGAGCTTTTTGACCAAGGCGTCCCAGCTTCTGGCTTTGATGCCGAAGTGATCTTTAGCGGCTTTGAAGGTTTTGAACTGCTGCTGCAGGTGTTCAACGGTGTAGGCCGTGGCCTGGGAGACTTGCGCGGGTGGGGTTAAATCTTCCTCCACCATATCGACGACTTCATCAATGAGGCGATCGTGATTTTCGGCAAGCTTGGCAGCAGCCCCCAAAATGCGGGATGTGGCTTTGATCTGGATATCGCCTTCCTGACGGAGTTGCTGGGCAATATTGCGAATGCGATCGCCCAGCG
It contains:
- a CDS encoding ABC transporter permease yields the protein MAIAQASSKSIWSDRWRRTAEALTLPTAALGVAMVIFGVFCALAGANPIAVYGSIYKAAFGSWSAWQNTLIRAAPLMLTALCTALPARIGLVIIGNEGALVMGGLAAVVVGLNIGTALPSGVAQGVMAIAALGTGGLWIMLAGALRHYRGVNETISSLLLNYIAIAFINHLVEGPMRDVEFVTKPSSAELDASLWLGTLPNSRIHYGLLYGLIVCVIAYVLIQRTTFGFAARTAGGNVRAARIAGLPVGKLTLAICFLGGSCAGLAGMVEVAAVQKRLNESLVSNYGYAGILVAFVSRHNPLATILVAILLGGILASGGILQRSHDLPDATVLVFQGIVFLCVLFSDSLYGRLPWFQEKAS
- a CDS encoding BMP family ABC transporter substrate-binding protein, which encodes MPHHRRPRFTRRQVVRGLMATTAFGMVTKFGTGCSSEPGSSANGGAESSDGDFVVGFIYVGPKDDFGYNQAHAEGAAAMAANVAGIKIVEEASVPETSAVAEAMRSMIEIDGAQVLFPTSFGYFDPYILELATEFPEVQFFHAGGLYQEGEHPENVGSYFGYIDEAQYVAGIVAGHMTQSGKLGFVAAKPIPQVLRNINSFTLGAKSIKPEITTQVIFTGDWAEPVKEAEATNSMVDQGIDVVTCHVDSPKVVMETAEKRGIYTSGYHANQGPLAPQGYLTGAEWDWSSIYTSLGEQFLAGKTLMAGDIPHLLRGGLADKFCKLSPYGPAVTEEAKAAADAAKAQLLKNELVIYQGELKDNKGGIILPGGENYEQQNIELEKMDYLIEGVLGSIEG
- a CDS encoding DUF4157 domain-containing protein, encoding MLQAKMDNCWAKRIEQARAQPNLLEILIRNAEATHISEPNVSIQPNTLQAKGDTTGDHLESSVERQPNKTGLPDALKAGLENISGYSLDDVRVHYNSPKPAEVQALAYTQGTVIHVAPEQEEHLPHEAWHVVQQMQGRVKPTMQMKGVEINDDEGLEKEADAMGNKLKHRQMPATFPASINLSRSHALLPIVQRQIGDDGDQKFVINIKTNEIYLAKRNTSGSYDLYSQNSNGEYSYSLEVKADDPDYHLYEEEGFSIRVDQSGRRVYTLMPTTTEPDEFTGLHQQAGGGGKEGDFSYSDMSRAFHNALKKVEPEEADNAIKTGSNLPLKEGEIDLDLDQDLDLQLIPFHLSTYQNFHTPPNLKSKKRKDENPWRQKELDFTKEVMQLPDASGLKKILPELEGPEDKQSQLRNIYPGPIDIGFPPDEDKTLFDYSRNKAVFLLNKKFRLDAYKKSEAGEKSRKAITHSYLEMLKTQDDSTVTNPESYVKTNLGLKLTQTESDDESFDEDSEWKSSDDEVDQDVYDSEDDLETASKKRITYLNTLGTQVKLQNTKILEDEIAINRAREGRKRLVKGKNLPSLRRAAKRLRKHKRLLARLEKRHSKQFPKLGIKFKAIRKQKQNYEKKQALLNKLRPKYSNNPIFKRYDQEVAAYGRKIPVKDLRDRSEDLLFRIGEATLKKILEEEKNSVKSPKKRKREETSIKSPRKRRKKPVPKKQKNPVQQWADSHDGIAMYGQSDGNNCLIYAIAYAVGYNIPHTIVKRIRASLIRARIANKGGFLPAYGRSVELIAQHIYARLMGMGRRIPALRIQIDTVLRGIAPVIAGRGDQTVYIFHDGLHFWWLKQN